The Pyrenophora tritici-repentis strain M4 chromosome 8, whole genome shotgun sequence genome contains a region encoding:
- a CDS encoding CBF domain containing protein gives MRLVKEESKSQRDYKLKNGLMPQLIWVLLSLPEDDMTREEFAEKYFKQFDDIRYLTFQKIKDILDGELSDTTRQVVVANSMSLLATLGEVPKSKSEIQNFYVEVQGKSPISSLQAYKEKAQGAWLATMRTGMTKEQRKSILTTFSYQMAPWFQQPEVLADFLTDSYNVGGATSLMALSGLYYLISEKNLDYPSFYLKLYSLLDDGLMHSKHRSRFFRLLDTFMSSSHLPAALVASFIKRLSRLALHGPPAGVVIVVPWVYNMFKRHPACTFMMHREIRDPALKKELEEEGMDDPFDMEEQDPMLTNAIESSVWELVALQSHYHPNVATLAKIISEQFTKRAYNLEDFLDHSYSALLDIELDRDLKKEPEIEFEIPKHILTAEEGGLNPLGQLLTHK, from the exons ATGCGTTTGGTGAAGGAAGAGTCGAAATCACAAAGGGACTACAAGCTCAAGAACGGGCTCATGCCTCAGCTCATATGGGTTTTGTTGAGCTTGCCAGAAGATGACATGACCCGGGAGGAGTTTGCAGAGAAGTACTTCAAGCAGTTCGACGACATTCGGTACCTGACCTTCCAGAAGATCAA GGATATACTGGATGGCGAGCTTTCAGACACAACACGACAAGTCGTTGTTGCGAACAGCATGTCCCTGCTAGCCACGCTCGGCGAAGTCCCCAAGTCCAAATCCGAAATTCAAAACTTTTACGTTGAGGTACAAGGGAAGAGCCCGATATCGTCGCTCCAGGCatacaaggagaaggcgCAAGGAGCTTGGTTGGCAACAATGCGCACAGGAATGACTAAGGAACAGCGCAAGTCCATCCTGACCACATTTTCCTATCAGATGGCGCCATGGTTCCAGCAACCTGAGGTTCTGGCCGACTTTCTGACCGACTCCTACAATGTGGGTGGTGCAACATCTTTAATGGCACTTTCTGGACTATACTACctcatctcggagaagaaCCTCGACTACCCGTCATTCTACCTCAAGCTTTACTCTCTCCTAGACGACGGTCTTATGCATTCAAAGCACCGCTCACGCTTCTTCCGGCTCCTTGACACGTTCATGTCGTCCTCTCACTTGCCCGCCGCGCTCGTCGCTAGCTTCATCAAGCGCCTCTCGCGGTTAGCACTACACGGACCCCCAGCTGGTGTCGTCATAGTAGTACCCTGGGTCTACAACATGTTCAAGAGACATCCTGCTTGCACATTTATGATGCACCGCGAGATCCGGGATCCCGCGCTGAAGAAGGAGCTAGAAGAGGAGGGCATGGACGATCCATTCGATATGGAGGAGCAGGACCCTATGCTCACAAATGCGATTGAGAGCAGTGTCTGGGAATTGGTGGCGCTGCAATCGCACTACCACCCTAACGTGGCGACGTTGGCCAAGATCATCTCGGAACAATTCACAAAGCGGGCGTACAATCTGGAGGATTTCCTCGACCACTCTTACAGCGCA TTGCTCGACATTGAACTCGACCGCGACCTGAAGAAGGAGCCGGAAATTGAATTCGAAATACCAAAACACATACTCACTGCGGAAGAGGGAGGATTGAATCCTTTAGGCCAATTGCTCACACAC AAATGA
- a CDS encoding TFG2, Transcription initiation factor IIF, small subunit (RAP30), producing the protein MNGIKADPDVLTPSGGGGFMDDEFYEDTGEMLMDKSGADKDVWVTRIPDWLYEAVSKWDDLADGNDNDQIQIGEVVAFATTSGIDKSKQMRVFLNDRWRQKSKLPSSFQLEPASVSDTLLKNTYVFTEKDLPGFKGQGYGYGRGNQQGGFGGVQDPKARIQKRSKYKKAIPKQTALIGHATRQYTANPLDTQEYQDFSAARIKQAIQGSHLTTIITKDTDVSDVNNSITLNNRFKNFIKPTTKAKSQQNKAARMARSDLIDVLHSLFDEYQYWPMKAIKQRTKQPEQYLKEVLGDIALLVKSGPFASNWKRQAVFENQRDISKQAEAAAPEGPGDGDSEGEDEMEDVV; encoded by the coding sequence ATGAACGGCATCAAAGCAGACCCCGACGTTCTGACTCCCTCGGGTGGTGGCGGTTTTATGGATGACGAGTTTTACGAGGATACGGGCGAGATGCTTATGGACAAGAGCGGCGCCGACAAGGACGTATGGGTGACGCGCATTCCAGATTGGCTGTATGAGGCAGTCTCAAAGTGGGACGACCTCGCCGACGGCAACGACAACGACCAGATACAAATCGGAGAAGTTGTAGCCTTCGCGACAACGAGCGGCATCGACAAATCAAAGCAAATGCGTGTCTTTCTTAATGACCGCTGGCGCCAGAAATCCAAACTGCCGTCTTCCTTCCAGTTGGAGCCTGCATCTGTTTCAGACACGCTGCTGAAGAACACATACGTTTTCACGGAAAAGGACCTACCGGGGTTCAAGGGCCAGGGCTACGGATACGGTCGAGGTAATCAACAAGGAGGCTTTGGGGGTGTTCAAGATCCCAAGGCGCGCATCCAGAAGCGCAGCAAATACAAGAAGGCCATCCCCAAGCAAACCGCACTCATCGGCCACGCGACACGGCAATACACTGCCAACCCCCTCGACACGCAGGAGTACCAAGACTTCAGCGCTGCACGCATCAAGCAAGCCATCCAGGGTTCCCACCTCACAACAATCATCACCAAAGATACCGATGTCTCAGACGTCAACAACTCCATTACGCTCAACAACAGATTCAAGAACTTCATCAAGCCCACTACCAAGGCCAAGTCTCAGCAGAACAAAGCCGCTCGTATGGCTCGATCAGATCTCATCGACGTTTTGCATTCTCTGTTCGACGAGTACCAATATTGGCCCATGAAAGCTATCAAGCAACGCACAAAGCAGCCGGAACAATATCTCAAAGAGGTCTTGGGCGATATCGCGCTCCTTGTCAAGTCTGGGCCGTTTGCGAGTAACTGGAAGCGCCAGGCCGTTTTCGAGAATCAACGCGATATCAGTAAGCAGGCTGAGGCAGCAGCGCCCGAAGGCCCTGGTGACGGAGATTCAGAGGGTGAAGATGAAATGGAGGATGTAGTTTAG
- a CDS encoding WD40 repeat protein, with the protein MTHLSNADPALEPPPSLHEPQLSIVDKTAFCPITSYFHHFFDTTKPLVPGLDLCQVPKFVDRDDLKGDCYDYQGIDWEARKTSRSAVREAREEFESDRLPQCLKQVRKHIPPTANTDDFFQFKRISTTPRAFIPHFQLRNIITATSRNDIFFAQGHRVWRTDAEGTEADAIVDLSKHINPDASITTVASHDNVLIAGAFEGEYAITNLASTYGSPFTFGRTSDFATDTKSQIVNHLHLFASRRTYTPQAVLCSNDHRLRVLDCETNTFTHSFLYPAAVNCSATSPNGRMRVVVGDFQETLITNAETGQPFETLNSHTDDAFACAWADDGIHVATAAQDSTIVVWDARYWDKPLTVMKSELSVPRSLHFSPIGSGPRVLVAAEADDYINVINAQTWESKQVFDFFGPVGGVTFTPDGQSLFISNGERRFGGIIELERTGWAEKTGRRKSWDHAVWDDVVTDWVHDDALHDHGGVLPGKMERQRRHVDLSDVVV; encoded by the exons ATGACCCATCTGTCCAACGCAGATCCTGCACTTGAACCCCCGCCAAGTCTTCACGAGCCGCAGCTCAGCATCGTCGACAAGACGGCATTTTGCCCCATCACCAGTTACTTCCACCACTTCTTTGACACAACCAAGCCCCTCGTCCCTGGCCTCGACCTCTGCCAGGTACCCAAGTTTGTCGACCGCGATGATCTCAAGGGTGACTGCTATGACTACCAGGGAATCGACTGGGAGGCACGAAAGACCAGTCGCTCGGCTGTTAGGGAGGCGCGCGAGGAGTTTGAAAGTGACAGGCTGCCACAGTGCCTCAAGCAAGTACGCAAG CACATACCTCCTACGGCCAACACAGACGACTTCTTCCAGTTCAAGAGGATCAGTACCACACCCCGTGCCTTTATCCCTCACTTCCAGCTGCGAAACATCATCACAGCGACATCCCGCAATGACATCTTCTTTGCACAAGGCCATAGAGTATGGCGCACAGACGCAGAGGGAACAGAAGCCGATGCCATTGTCGATCTTAGCAAGCACATCAACCCCGATGCCTCAATTACCACCGTTGCCTCACACGACAACGTCCTCATTGCCGGCGCCTTTGAGGGTGAGTATGCAATCACTAACCTCGCTTCCACCTATGGCTCCCCATTTACATTTGGCCGAACCTCCGACTTTGCAACGGACACCAAGTCGCAAATAGTCAACCATTTGCACCTCTTTGCTTCACGGCGAACATATACGCCACAAGCCGTTCTTTGTTCGAATGATCATCGTCTCCGCGTCCTAGACTGCGAAACAAACACATTCACCCATTCATTCCTATACCCCGCCGCCGTGAACTGCTCGGCAACCTCTCCTAATGGTCGGATGCGTGTCGTAGTCGGTGACTTCCAAGAGACGCTCATCACCAATGCGGAGACGGGCCAGCCTTTTGAAACACTGAATTCACATACCGATGATGCATTCGCCTGCGCGTGGGCAGATGACGGCATACATGTCGCCACTGCAGCACAAGACTCGACAATCGTCGTATGGGATGCAAGATACTGGGATAAGCCACTCACCGTCATGAAGAGCGAACTCAGCGTTCCACGGTCGCTGCACTTTTCACCCATTGGCTCAGGCCCGCGCGTCTTGGTTGCCGCCGAGGCAGACGACTACATCAACGTGATTAATGCACAGACATGGGAGTCGAAGCAGGTATTTGACTTTTTCGGCCCCGTTGGCGGTGTCACCTTCACGCCCGATGGTCAGAGCCTGTTCATCTCCAATGGCGAAAGAAGATTCGGTGGCATCATCGAACTCGAAAGAACAGGCTGGGCAGAGAAGACTGGCAGGAGGAAGAGCTGGGATCATGCAGTATGGGACGATGTCGTAACAGACTGGGTCCATGACGATGCGCTTCATGACCATGGGGGTGTCTTGCCCGGCAAGATGGAGAGACAACGGAGACACGTTGATTTGAGCGATGTTGTCGTATGA
- a CDS encoding UhpC, Sugar phosphate permease translates to MTGEHQATQEMDVRTDMREDEANVFHALLHPDDLYNANGTYWADLPLGQRVKFIGQVDSQEAKSEASHFWKMFKNDPLAPIGHYFRTCVIPGAGLGLEGYVLFSIGNVRPLLQDAFPRCWGKNPVDCDDTWLKAIDYLEICGIIVGQILVGVIGDWLGRRFGLIQDATIMFIGLIMLTAAWGITQNGWVICYVWALFFYGIGVGGEYPMTATAGMENAVGSGKVSTKDDRLHRGRKVTSAFLMQGWGQFFNQVILIILLLIFHGGSAPPYSKTVAQWTYRVSFAIPAVGTLWLVYFRYFKMKSASKQLMLSKKKTNVTGYDVQSLKLTFTYFGPRLIATAGAWFANDVFFYGNKLFQNEFIAIITPGNKSVMVGWLYNLINVGVSLCGYYLASLLIDNKLYGRKWMMIVGFLADFVLFIVPAFNLEFFTSLENIHAFQAMYFLSSFFNQFGPNSVTFLVAAEVFPTPVRATAHGFSAACGKAGALLAAVLYNYIDTQTKFYFVPWFGLAGALLTLIFLPDTTGLDLKEQERRWAYIRAGKEHEYHGIAIHWKHLSWWERFRGQHNGYDAKLDYEQKITEMRAEWVERQQHKFSEKNGWEGAEADEDDHIDVHNYFKRTTAGSPKDHEALMQPNDKSESSSSSDDIVREKDVREKDQL, encoded by the exons ATGACCGGCGAACATCAAGCGACCCAAGAGATGGATGTCCGAACCGACATGCGAGAAGATGAGGCCAATGTCTTTCACGCTCTGTTACATCCTGACGATCTCTACAATGCCAACGGAACTTACTGGGCTGATCTGCCTCTTGGCCAACGAGTCAAGTTCATTGGACAAGTCGACTCTCAAGAGGCCAAATCAGAGGCCAGCCACTTCTGGAAGATGTTCAAGAATGACCCGCTCGCTCCCATCGGTCACTACTTTCGTACTTGCGTAATCCCGGGTGCTGGTCTTGGTCTGGAAGG TTACGTTCTCTTCTCCATTGGTAACGTCAGGCCACTTCTTCAGGATGCCTTCCCTCGGTGCTGGGGTAAGAATCCCGTGGATTGCGATGATACGTGGCTGAAAGCTATCGACTACCTCGAGATCTGCGGTATCATAGTTG GTCAAATTCTTGTTGGTGTTATTGGTGACTGGCTTGGTCGCCGCTTTGGTCTCATTCAGGATGCCACCATCATGTTCATTGGTCTGATCATGCTCACTGCTGCTTGGGGTATCACCCAAAACGGCTGGGTCATCTGCTATGTCTGGGCTCTTTTCTTCTACGGTATCGGTGTAGGAGGCGAATACCCCATGACTGCAACAGCTGGTATGGAGAATGCCGTCGGCTCTGGAAAGGTTTCCACCAAGGACGACCGTCTGCACCGTGGCCGCAAAGTCACCAGTGCTTTCCTGATGCAAGGCTGGGGACAGTTCTTCAACCAGGtcatcctcatcatcttGCTCCTGATCTTCCACGGCGGCTCAGCCCCGCCATACTCGAAGACTGTGGCACAGTGGACCTACCGTGTTTCTTTCGCTATCCCCGCTGTCGGAACCCTTTGGCTGGTTTACTTCCGTTACTTCAAGATGAAGTCTGCTTCCAAGCAGCTCATGCTTTCTAAGAAGAAGACCAACGTCACCGGTTACGATGTGCAGTCACTGAAGCTCACATTCACCTACTTCGGACCTCGTCTGATCGCGACGGCCGGTGCTTGGTTTGCCAACGATGTCTTCTTCTACGGTAACAAGCTCTTCCAGAACGAGTTCATTGCCATCATTACACCTGGCAACAAATCCGTCATGGTTGGCTGGttgtacaacctcatcaaCGTCGGAGTTTCGCTATGCGGTTACTACCTTGCGTCCCTTCTCATCGACAACAAGCTTTACGGCCGCAAGTGGATGATGATAGTCGGTTTCTTGGCCGACTTTGTTCTCTTCATTGTGCCTGCTTTCAATCTCGAATTCTTCACATCGCTTGAAAACATCCACGCTTTCCAGGCCATGTACTTTCTTTCCTCGTTCTTCAACCAATTCGGTCCCAACAGTGTCACTTTCCTTGTGGCCGCCGAGGTCTTCCCCACGCCTGTTCGCGCTACTGCCCATGGCTTCAGCGCGGCTTGCGGTAAGGCTGGTGCATTGCTCGCTGCCGTCCTCTACAACTACATTGACACACAGACCAAGTTCTACTTTGTCCCCTGGTTCGGTCTTGCTGGCGCCCTGCTTACCCTCATCTTCCTCCCCGACACCACGGGTCTTGATCTCAAGGAACAAGAGCGTCGCTGGGCATACATCCGCGCCGGAAAGGAGCACGAATACCACGGCATTGCCATCCACTGGAAGCACCTGTCCTGGTGGGAGCGATTCCGTGGCCAGCACAATGGCTACGACGCCAAGCTCGACTACGAGCAAAAGATTACCGAGATGCGGGCCGAATGGGTCGAACGCCAACAGCACAAGTTCTCGGAGAAGAATGGTTGGGAAGGCGCAGAGGCGGACGAGGACGACCACATTGATGTGCACAACTACTTCAAGCGCACTACTGCTGGATCACCAAAGGATCATGAGGCCTTGATGCAGCCAAATGACAAGTCTGAGAGTAGTTCTTCATCAGATGACATTGTCCGAGAAAAAGACGTTCGAGAGAAGGATCAGCTCTAG
- a CDS encoding ribosome biogenesis protein NSA2: MPQNEYIERHTKLHGKRFDHDERQRKRIAREGHNASKKAQNFRGLRAKLHAEKRRKEKIQMKQKIRAHEERNVKSNEAPEPATEALPSYLLDRSNEKNAKALSSAIKQKRNEKAARFSVPLPKVKGISEEEMFSVVKTGKKTKKKSWKRMITKPTFVGPGFTRRPVKYERFIRPMGLRYKKANVTHPELNVTVQLPIISVKKNPQQPMYTQLGVLTKGTIIEVNVSELGLVTAGGKVVWGRYAQITNNPENDGCLNAVLLV, encoded by the exons ATGCCTCAGAACGAGTACATCGAGCGCCATACGAAGCT GCATGGCAAGCGCTTCGACCACGATGAACGCCAGCGCAAGAGGATCGCTCGTGAGGGCCACAATGCCTCGAAGAAGGCACAGAACTTCCGTGGCCTACGCGCGAAGTTGCACGCCGAGAAGCGCAGGAAAG AAAAAATCCAGATGAAGCAGAAGATCCGCGCCCACGAAGAGCGCAACGTCAAGTCAAACGAAGCGCCCGAGCCCGCCACCGAAGCTCTTCCATCCTACCTGTTGGACCGATCAAACGAGAAGAATGCCAAGGCTCTATCTTCAGCCATCAAGCAGAAGCGTAACGAAAAAGCCGCACGATTCTCAGTTCCGCTGCCAAAGGTCAAGGGAATTTCCGAGGAGGAGATGTTCTCCGTGGTTAAGACGGgaaagaagacgaagaagaagtcgTGGAAGCGAATGATCACCAAGCCGACATTTGTTGGTCCTGGCTTCACCCGTCGACCTGTCAAATACGAG CGCTTTATTAGGCCCATGGGTCTGCGTTACAAGAAGGCAAACGTCACGCACCCCGAACTCAACGTTACTGTCCAGCTGCCAATCAT ATCAGTAAAGAAGAACCCTCAACAACCCATGTACACACAACTAGGTGTCCTAACCAAGGGAACCATTATCGAAGTAAACGTTTCCGAGCTCGGTCTCGTGACCGCCGGAGGAAAAGTCGTATGGGGACGATATGCACA AATCACAAACAATCCCGAAAACGACGGATGCCTGAACGCTGTCCTGCTCGTCTAA
- a CDS encoding RPN5, 26S proteasome regulatory complex component: MASEAVTTALQQIEVASVSEKPSQYTTLLQQIVESSNNVAADLNLYVQTLLDDSLGIVVLRPLLAAFVDAFRTIQDADSKIEIGEKVLALLQSKGAGQYEEQDTQIKHVLADAFEQNEDYRRSAQTLSHINLESTQKSISADEKAKVWIRIVRCYLEKDDPTSASVHLNKIKNILFSVQDKETKVMFQLSQARILDSQRHFLDAAQAYYGISNEPLVDTEERERFLGRAIICTVLAPAGPQRGKMLAKLYKDDRASSADDYAILEKIFLNRLLTPAEIKAFSSKLDAHHLAKSADGLTVLDKAVLEHNLLGASKLYNNIGFDQLGELLGIDAEKAEDYAAKMLEQGRLAGYIDQIDRYVFFEGEASGERKTGHAERVVGKELRKWDANVTGLAEEVEKVTSMIQNQYPDFYASQAVH, translated from the coding sequence ATGGCCTCCGAAGCTGTCACTACCGCTTTACAGCAAATCGAGGTTGCATCAGTCAGCGAAAAGCCCTCGCAGTACACTACACTGCTTCAGCAAATTGTAGAATCATCCAATAATGTCGCCGCCGACCTCAACCTATACGTACAAACCCTCCTCGACGACTCGCTGGGCATTGTTGTGCTCCGACCACTTCTCGCTGCCTTTGTAGACGCATTTCGAACCATCCAAGACGCAGACTCCAAGATCGAAATTGGCGAAAAGGTCCTCGCACTTTTACAATCCAAGGGCGCAGGTCAATACGAAGAGCAAGACACACAGATCAAGCATGTTCTGGCAGACGCATTCGAGCAGAACGAGGACTACCGGCGGTCCGCCCAAACACTCTCCCACATCAATCTAGAGTCAACACAAAAGTCCATTTCTGCCGACGAAAAGGCAAAGGTTTGGATTCGGATAGTGCGATGCTATCTCGAAAAGGACGATCCAACCAGCGCTTCCGTACATCTGAACAAGATCAAGAACATTCTGTTTAGTGTACAGGACAAGGAGACCAAGGTCATGTTCCAGCTCAGCCAAGCTCGCATTCTTGATTCACAACGCCACTTCCTCGACGCCGCACAAGCATACTACGGCATAAGTAATGAGCCCCTGGTCGACACCGAGGAACGAGAGAGGTTTCTTGGCAGGGCAATCATTTGCACTGTCCTGGCTCCTGCCGGTCCACAGCGAGGAAAGATGTTGGCCAAGCTATACAAGGATGACCGGGCTAGCTCCGCGGATGACTATGCCATTCTGGAGAAGATCTTTCTCAATCGCCTGCTTACGCCCGCCGAGATCAAAGCTTTCTCCTCCAAGCTCGATGCTCACCACCTCGCCAAGTCCGCTGACGGTCTTACCGTGTTAGACAAGGCCGTTCTCGAACACAATTTGCTCGGTGCATCGAAACTATACAACAACATTGGCTTTGACCAGCTCGGTGAGCTCTTGGGTATTGATGCGGAGAAGGCGGAAGACTACGCGGCAAAGATGTTGGAGCAGGGTCGTCTTGCAGGATACATTGACCAGATCGATCGCTATGTTTTTTTCGAGGGCGAGGCCAGCGGGGAACGAAAGACGGGCCATGCAGAGCGTGTGGTTGGAAAGGAGCTACGGAAGTGGGACGCAAATGTCACTGGATTGGCAGAGGAGGTGGAGAAGGTCACTTCGATGATCCAGAATCAGTACCCAGATTTTTACGCTTCACAGGCGGTGCACTAG
- a CDS encoding ATP synthase subunit 4, mitochondrial precursor, with protein sequence MASRLARSAVGAARLRPSLPLRTLPSIAYQARYNSNVPQEDPKKKAQSVLDSIPVPGNSPLTKAAVLSAGAGLSVAAISNELYVVNEESIVALSLLTIFWAVAKYAGPAWGEYAQQQADKISGILNSARQDHTAAVKQRIESVQDLGGVIDITKTLFEVSKETAKLEAQAFELEQKTAIAAEARSVLDSWVRYEGQVKQRQQRELAESIIAKIEKELENPKTLKQILDQSVTDVERIVSQKA encoded by the exons ATGGCCTCACGTCTAGCCAGGAGCGCGGTCG GCGCCGCCCGTCTCCGCCCATCGCTTCCTCTCCGCACTCTTCCCTCCATCGCCTACCAGGCCCGCTACAACTCCAATGTGCCCCAGGAGGACCCCAAGAAGAAGGCCCAGTCCGTGCTCGACTCGATACCCGTCCCCGGAAACAGCCCCCTCACCAAGGCCGCTGTACTCTCCGCCGGCGCTGGTTTGAGTGTCGCCGCTATTAGCAACGAGCTCTACGTCGTCAACGAGGAGTCCATTGTCGCCCTCTCGCTGCTGACCATTTTCTGGGCTGTCGCCAAATACGCTGGACCTGCGTGGGGAGAATATGCGCAACAACAGGCCGACAAGATCTCCGGCATCTTGAACTCTGCCCGCCAGGACCACACTGCCGCTGTCAAGCAGCGCATTGAGAGCGTCCAGGACCTCGGTGGTGTCATTGATATCACCAAGACCCTCTTCGAGGTTTCCAAG GAGACCGCCAAGCTTGAGGCCCAGGCTTTCGAGCTTGAGCAGAAGACCGCTATTGCCGCGGAGGCCAGGTCCGTCCTCGACTCCTGGGTCCGCTACGAGGGCCAGGTCAAGCAGAGGCAGCAGCGCGAGCTTGCCGAGTCCATCATCGCCAAGATTGAGAAGGAGCTTGAGAACCCCAAGACTCTCAAGCAGATCCTTGACCAGAGCGTCACTGACGTTGAGC GGATCGTTTCCCAGAAGGCATAG